A single region of the Pelobates fuscus isolate aPelFus1 chromosome 4, aPelFus1.pri, whole genome shotgun sequence genome encodes:
- the STEAP2 gene encoding metalloreductase STEAP2 produces MESITMMGSPKSVNDSFLPNGTTCLKETKTTIGILGSGDFAKSLTIRLIRCGYHVVIGSREPKCAADFFPHVVDVTHHEDAIMKASIIFVAIHREHYSSLWDLKHLLTGKILVDVSNNMRMDQYPESNAEYLASLFPDCYVVKGFNVVSAWALQLGPKDASNHVYICSNNVQARHQVIELARQMSFIPVDLGALSSSREIENIPLRLFTPWKGPVVLAISLATFFFVYSFIRDVIHPYVRNQQSDFYKIPIEIVNKTLPVVAITLLSLVYLAGQLAAAYQLYYGTKYRRFPPWLESWLQCRKQLGLLSFFFAAVHVVYSMCLPMRRSERYLFLNMAYQQVRANIDNSWNEEEVWRIEMYISFGIMSLGLLSLLAVTSIPSVNNALNWREFSFIQSTLGYVALLISTFHVLLYGWKRAFEEEYYRFYTPPNFVLALVLPSIVILGKIVLLCPCVSKKLRRIKRGWEKSYFKDKSSGSAAHVSPERVTVM; encoded by the exons ATGGAGTCTATCACTATGATGGGAAGTCCAAAGAGTGTGAATGATTCATTCCTGCCAAATGGAACAACCTGCCTGAAAGAGACCAAAACAACTATTGGAATATTAGGAAGTGGAGACTTTGCCAAATCATTGACGATTAGGCTGATAAGATGCGGTTACCACGTGGTCATTGGGAGCCGTGAACCAAAATGTGCAGCTGACTTTTTCCCACATGTCGTGGACGTTACCCACCACGAGGACGCAATAATGAAAGCGAGCATCATATTCGTAGCAATACACAGAGAACACTATTCTTCCTTATGGGACTTGAAACATTTACTCACTGGAAAAATACTAGTGGACGTCAGCAATAACATGAGAATGGATCAGTACCCGGaatcaaatgcagaatatttggcTTCGTTGTTTCCAGACTGTTACGTTGTGAAAGGATTTAATGTGGTTTCAGCATGGGCACTGCAACTGGGCCCAAAAGATGCAAGTAATCAT GTCTATATTTGCAGCAATAATGTTCAAGCTCGTCATCAAGTTATTGAACTCGCTCGTCAGATGAGCTTCATTCCAGTCGACTTGGGTGCACTGTCTTCATCACGAGAAATAGAAAACATACCTCTGCGTCTTTTTACGCCATGGAAAGGCCCAGTGGTGCTTGCGATTAGCCTTGCTACGTTCTTCTTCGTCTATTCCTTTATAAGAGATGTTATTCACCCGTACGTAAGGAATCAACAGAGTGACTTCTACAAGATCCCCATTGAAATTGTGAACAAGACTTTACCAGTAGTGGCCATCACACTTCTCTCTCTGGTATACCTAGCTGGTCAACTAGCCGCTGCTTACCAGTTATATTATGGAACCAAGTACAGGCGATTCCCACCGTGGCTGGAGAGTTGGTTACAATGTAGGAAGCAGTTAGGTTTGCTAAGCTTCTTCTTTGCTGCAGTCCATGTGGTATACAGCATGTGTTTGCCAATGAGACGTTCAGAGCGTTACTTGTTTCTCAATATGGCGTATCAACAG GTTCGTGCTAACATTGATAACTCTTGGAATGAGGAAGAAGTGTGGCGAATTGAAATGTACATTTCCTTTGGCATAATGAGCCTTGGATTACTTTCCTTACTGGCAGTGACGTCCATCCCATCTGTCAACAACGCTTTAAACTGGAGAGAATTCAGCTTTATTCAG TCCACCCTTGGATACGTTGCTCTGCTGATAAGCACATTCCATGTTTTACTATATGGCTGGAAACGGGCATTCGAAGAAGAGTACTACCGTTTTTACACCCCTCCAAACTTTGTCCTGGCGTTGGTCCTCCCATCTATTGTAATTCTGGGTAAAATAGTTTTGCTCTGCCCATGCGTGAGCAAAAAGCTTCGAAGAATTAAAAGAGGCTGGGAGAAAAGCTATTTTAAGGACAAGTCCAGTGGCTCGGCGGCTCACGTATCTccagaaagggttacagtaatgTAA